Proteins from a single region of Macrotis lagotis isolate mMagLag1 chromosome 2, bilby.v1.9.chrom.fasta, whole genome shotgun sequence:
- the MPST gene encoding 3-mercaptopyruvate sulfurtransferase isoform X2: protein MAETVQSRGSPKASSQTEAGQKPGIMSAGSLFRALVSAKWVATSLKECQPLKLLDASWYLPKMKRDPRQEFEASHIPGAAFFDIDFCSDRTSPYDHMMPSAADFAEYVGKLGVGNGTHVVVYDASDQGLFSAPRVWWMFRAFGHETVSLLDGGLRNWKREGYPLGSGKARPIQTEFQATLNPLFVKTYEEIKENIESRKFQVVDARVEGRFKGIEPEPREGIEPGHIPGTLNIPFIDFLTEEGLEKKPDVIQRLFQEKKVDLSNPLVATCGSGVTACHVALGAYLCGKPDVAIYDGAWVEWYMRARPEDVISEGRGKTL, encoded by the exons ATGGCCGAGACAGTTCAG TCTAGAGGGTCCCCCAAGGCCTCGAGTCAGACAGAAGCTGGCCAAAAGCCAGGCATCATGTCAGCAGGATCCCTCTTCAGAGCCCTGGTATCAGCCAAGTGGGTGGCTACGTCCTTGAAAGAGTGCCAGCCCCTGAAGCTTCTAGATGCCTCCTGGTACCTGCCGAAGATGAAACGGGACCCTCGACAGGAGTTTGAAGCAAGTCACATCCCTGGAGCAGCCTTCTTCGACATCGACTTCTGCAGTGACCGGACATCCCCCTATGACCACATGATGCCCAGCGCTGCGGACTTTGCTGAGTATGTTGGCAAGCTTGGGGTGGGGAATGGCACCCACGTGGTGGTGTATGATGCCAGCGACCAGGGCCTCTTCTCTGCCCCCCGAGTATGGTGGATGTTCAGGGCCTTCGGGCATGAGACTGTCTCACTACTGGATGGAGGGTTAAGGAACTGGAAGAGGGAGGGGTACCCTTTGGGCTCTGGCAAGGCTCGCCCAATTCAAACAGAATTCCAAGCCACCTTAAATCCCCTGTTTGTGAAGACCTATGAAGAGATCAAGGAGAACATTGAATCACGCAAGTTCCAGGTTGTAGATGCCCGTGTTGAAGGGCGCTTCAAGGGCATTGAACCAGAACCCCGAGAAG gcaTTGAACCTGGCCATATTCCTGGCACCTTGAACATCCCCTTCATTGATTTCCTGACTGAAGAGGGCCTGGAGAAGAAGCCAGACGTCATCCAAAGACTATTTCAGGAGAAGAAGGTGGACCTCTCAAATCCCCTGGTGGCAACTTGTGGCTCAGGTGTCACTGCCTGCCATGTAGCCCTGGGTGCATATCTTTGTGGCAAACCCGATGTGGCCATCTATGATGGAGCCTGGGTGGAGTGGTACATGCGTGCCCGGCCGGAGGATGTCATCTCAGAGGGCAGAGGCAAGACTCTCTGA
- the MPST gene encoding 3-mercaptopyruvate sulfurtransferase isoform X1 → MSAGSLFRALVSAKWVATSLKECQPLKLLDASWYLPKMKRDPRQEFEASHIPGAAFFDIDFCSDRTSPYDHMMPSAADFAEYVGKLGVGNGTHVVVYDASDQGLFSAPRVWWMFRAFGHETVSLLDGGLRNWKREGYPLGSGKARPIQTEFQATLNPLFVKTYEEIKENIESRKFQVVDARVEGRFKGIEPEPREGIEPGHIPGTLNIPFIDFLTEEGLEKKPDVIQRLFQEKKVDLSNPLVATCGSGVTACHVALGAYLCGKPDVAIYDGAWVEWYMRARPEDVISEGRGKTL, encoded by the exons ATGTCAGCAGGATCCCTCTTCAGAGCCCTGGTATCAGCCAAGTGGGTGGCTACGTCCTTGAAAGAGTGCCAGCCCCTGAAGCTTCTAGATGCCTCCTGGTACCTGCCGAAGATGAAACGGGACCCTCGACAGGAGTTTGAAGCAAGTCACATCCCTGGAGCAGCCTTCTTCGACATCGACTTCTGCAGTGACCGGACATCCCCCTATGACCACATGATGCCCAGCGCTGCGGACTTTGCTGAGTATGTTGGCAAGCTTGGGGTGGGGAATGGCACCCACGTGGTGGTGTATGATGCCAGCGACCAGGGCCTCTTCTCTGCCCCCCGAGTATGGTGGATGTTCAGGGCCTTCGGGCATGAGACTGTCTCACTACTGGATGGAGGGTTAAGGAACTGGAAGAGGGAGGGGTACCCTTTGGGCTCTGGCAAGGCTCGCCCAATTCAAACAGAATTCCAAGCCACCTTAAATCCCCTGTTTGTGAAGACCTATGAAGAGATCAAGGAGAACATTGAATCACGCAAGTTCCAGGTTGTAGATGCCCGTGTTGAAGGGCGCTTCAAGGGCATTGAACCAGAACCCCGAGAAG gcaTTGAACCTGGCCATATTCCTGGCACCTTGAACATCCCCTTCATTGATTTCCTGACTGAAGAGGGCCTGGAGAAGAAGCCAGACGTCATCCAAAGACTATTTCAGGAGAAGAAGGTGGACCTCTCAAATCCCCTGGTGGCAACTTGTGGCTCAGGTGTCACTGCCTGCCATGTAGCCCTGGGTGCATATCTTTGTGGCAAACCCGATGTGGCCATCTATGATGGAGCCTGGGTGGAGTGGTACATGCGTGCCCGGCCGGAGGATGTCATCTCAGAGGGCAGAGGCAAGACTCTCTGA